One window of the Sparus aurata chromosome 17, fSpaAur1.1, whole genome shotgun sequence genome contains the following:
- the LOC115566757 gene encoding zymogen granule membrane protein 16-like gives MFFFLIFAVLCTSSVAAPAMVPNSYSVAVGGGSGTSFATEGMGRITAIRVWEIPNAYITGIQLRYEHIWSARVGRVYHKAHELILFDNEAVVQVSGKFHPSNYIYQVIFVTSRGRSLVVGQPTQTSFNMYANHADSELRLLSGRFNGNGITSLAAHWGAIYMNQGNSSSTE, from the exons atgtttttcttcctgatcTTCGCTGTGCTCTGCACCAGCTCCGTCGCAGCAC CTGCCATGGTGCCCAACTCCTACTCCGTTGCTGTTGGAGGTGGTAGTGGCACGTCCTTCGCCACAGAGGGAATGGGAAGGATTACAGCGATCAGGGTTTGGGAGATTCCCAACGCTTACATCACTGG CATCCAGCTGCGCTATGAACACATTTGGTCTGCAAGGGTTGGTCGTGTTTATCACAAAGCGCATGAGCTGATTCTCTTTGACAATGAGGCCGTTGTTCAG GTCTCTGGCAAATTCCACCCCTCCAACTACATCTATCAGGTGATCTTTGTGACCTCCAGAGGGCGCTCTCTTGTCGTTGGACAGCCAACACAG ACATCCTTTAACATGTACGCAAACCACGCGGACTCAGAGCTCAGACTGCTGAGTGGCCGGTTCAATGGCAACGGGATAACCTCACTGGCTGCTCACTGGGGGGCAATCTACATGAATCaaggcaacagcagcagcacagaatga